The sequence gaggaagctTTGCGgtacgaccgccgagggatcgagacaacgtagcagtggatctcagcaagccagtcggcgaactagcctaagctaggggccggagttttagaagaagtgcatgacccattctcaccccccagacccattgtcacccccgatggcggtatctaAATATTTGAGAAACATTTGATTAATTGGAACTGCTTCACGCAAATTATATCCCGAGCGACTTGTTTGCATGAGGAGACTAAGCTGTCTCTCATGAAACAAATAGACGCTACATAataaacgaaacaaaaaacatCAAATAATCGTTGCGTATTTTGCGATCATCATCAATCAGCAATAATAGAATCATGTTAGTTTATAATTCCTAATTATGAACTTGCTTTGTTCCTCGTTGCGTTGTAACATTAGGCAACAGGTAGGTACAATCGCCTGATCGAACTTAAATCCTAAATGCACCCGAACGCCGCAGCTATTAGTATGCCAACCAGCCATGAAGTACCAACAACTGGTGATAATCTTTGCGGTGATCTCTGCGCTCATGCAACCTACCGAACCAGCACGTCTCAATGGTATCCAAGCCGGATTAGGGGAGGAACGTCGCAGCTCCCTCTTCGTCAATCGGATCGGACAATGCGAGGGCTTCCAGCACCTACCGGTTTTCATACCGGACAGCAAAATCGCCCAATTAAACGGCACCCATTATGTGACTAGCGGAATATTGGTGTTTCACAGGGCATACGAGGGCAATTTGAGTGGCTCTGTATGGATCGAAAAGTGCAACACTACCAAGCATTGTAAACCATTCACTAGAACAATTCCTATACCCGATGCGTGCGCTTATCTGGAGGCAGTGGATCCTGAATTGGTGGCCATCCAGAATCATTTCAAGCCCCCGTTTCACTGTCCATTCAGAACGGGAGTCTTCAGATTCAATGACCTCCTAACGGACAACACGTTGTATCTGTGAGTGGTTTTGGCGCGTCATCTGATTGACCGTAGTGTCCGAGTAATGTTCttgtatgcattttttttagttatttGTCACCGCACGTCTCAAACGATTGGCGCGTAATCATCACTGGATCGTACAACGATAAAATGATATTGTGTCTAAGCATGGAAGTGAGCATTTACGACTGGGAAGAAATGCTAGTGAAGACCATGTATCAGTGATGTGAAAGAAATTTAAATATGTAATAAAATCATATTGACTATGACTATTATAGTGGTCTTCCATACCACAACAGGTGGTGTCCACGTTGCATTGTCATAATTGATTCACTGTTGTTTATCAATGAATACTACATAACACAAATTAGACGGGAGTAGGGCAAACCACATTCTTTTAGTTAATAACCCGACCAATGTTGTCGCAAAATCAAAAGCGACTGAAGCCAATACACATTTCAAGGCCCCATACGAAATAAACTCGTCCAAATATAATATCATTTGGCGTTTGTTTCCTCgatgctttttttttcaaacacgtAAAATATTTTCCCCATATCATCATCAATCAGGGAAATTAGGTAGCGTAAAAAAAGGATTACAAAAGGCTTTCGGCGATGTTCCAAAAGTCACAGGAAGGACTGGAATTATAGTTTTATCTATTTGTTCACCAGGGTAGCAAGGACTTGACGATCCCTCACTTAGTTACCTAATGCGAGTTGTGGAACTAACCACAAATCTGTTGGGCTTTGGCAGTGGGCTCTGacttctgtaaaaaaaaaatcatgtgtgcGCAAACAGGCTCTGTCAAGCGACCGTTTGATGCACAAATCGCACTAGCTCAAGTTCTAGTGTGGAGTTTCAGAACGTTGGCTGAGGTGGCGCGTTTCCCTTTAATCCTTTTCGGTCTGacctaaaaattaaaattaaaatacccCGTGTGGGATCATTTTATGTCCAATTACCATGACATTTTTTGGAACATAACTGAATCTGACAAAAACAAGTCATTTTTCTTAAaaccattgaaaataaaaatgaactaAAGTGCCCAGAATgttgatgcaaacgtggtcaattATTGTTGACCAGTACCAGAAgttagttttaatacaattggatcaccagaacatggtttcggatcggatgttccggaaacctggttccctcaggaaaGTAGGCAATTTTTGATTAGCtccgaaacccattttgcgacatatcaaacttcacaattttgaaaaacaagttcAATAGATAAGTTTTTGAGTGGTTTTGAATACATTGGCCACGTCGGAAAGTGTTCCCGGGCAGTGTTGgtaaatgtacagtaaaacactttgattgTGCGATTATTTAGGGTAAattgaccaatagtggacccctaactaatagtggaccctccagccatttttgcattagggaagatccattaattacgtaacgcaaaaattgggcattttcaaccccccctcccccctatgtcacactttttgtatgaaccatctaaaatttttgtatggaccgTCACACTTtgctcaaccccccctcccccctctaagcgttacgtaatttgtggacgttcccttattacagcacaatgtacacattttgctatgaaattccatcgggggaacctaccttacagtcctacgatttgattacatgcattggaaatggtATGGACAGTAAAattggatgattttttacaattctatgaaaaataaaaacgagAATGTCctttataggaatattttggggggggtccataatagggaagaagaacgtcccgaaacgaaacatgaaaatcaaatgaagtgtcgactatagggaagcaattttttattatggacccccaggggggcgaattcagtcagactttaaattgataatttcaacgaataacgtcgtgttttatgtatgtatcatgAAGAAGAtatgcagaacttgttattagatatcaagcaggtttaatatgttgaaaatttctactaattatgacaggaagagcaaaattccgctactagggggtccactattgggcattttattattattatttaatgatAATCGTCATCTGACATCTAAtgtctcaatgactataaggttaaaaatgttccgaaaacctaattattatacaaacatggataaaaatatacaaataataCATCAATCAGAATACACAATAAATgcatcaataacttagcaatcTACACTATGTGTCAATTGGTACCACGAAAGTGTTCTGCGAAAAGTCGTTGTAGAGCAGCTGGCGAAAGGTTGAAATCAAATAGATGGAACACTGCGTTGAAATTGGACGACATATATCGAACTGGGTCATGCTGACCATAACGACTGTTTCTAGCACCGAGCTGAATGAAGTCTCTCCTCCTTAGTGTGCGCGTAGGagcataaaaattaattttgtttagcAATGTTGGAGAGTCTACAGCACCATTGAGAATTTTTGCTACGAATATGGCCTGTGCCACACGGCGTCGAACATCTAAAGTATCCAGCCCAAGCAGCCGGCAGCGGTTTTCATAGGGAGTAAAATGTTGTCCATCACGCCAAGGAAGATTGCGCAAAGCAAAGCGCACGAATTTTTTCTGCACAGATTCGATTCTTGAAATCCAGGTGGTTTGATAAGGGCTCCAGACAATGACAGCAAACTCCAGAGTTGATCGTACAAGGGCACAGTAGAGTGAGCGTAGGCAATAGGGGTCACGAAACCCATTGGCAATTTTCATCATAAAGCCAAGTTGTCGGTTTGCCTTGGAAATCACTTCATCGTAATGGAAACGAAAAGTTAGTGCGTCGTCAAGTATAACTCCTAAATCCCTGATACGCTGCACTCGCTCAAGAACTGTCCCAGACAGCATGTAGTTATAGATAATAGGatttcgttttctgctgaacgTTATTATCTGACATTTATGGATACTGAGTGACAAGCAGTTCCGCACGCACCACCCCTCAAAACGGATTAGAAGCATTTGTAGCTGAATGCAGTCATCAAGACAATTAACAACAATGTAGATCTTGGCGTCATCAGCATACAAAAGCCTCACTCCAGGTGGTAGCACCAGTGTCACATCGTTCACGAATATCGAAAACAATAGTGGTCCTAGATTACTCCCTTGTGGTACGCCAGATGGAGCGATGAAAGGATCCGAGAGAGATGATCCGACTTTCACACGTAATGTTCTATCCGTCAGGTAAGATCGAAACCAATCAACGCACGCAGTGGAAACGCCTAACCTCGCCAGTTTGCTGAGTAGAATACTATGATCAACACGGTCGAAAGCAGCCTTGAGATCTAAATATACTGCATCCACTTGCCTCCCGGCGTCAAGAGCCTCTATACATGTTGTTGTGAATTCAGTCAAGTTGGTCGCTACCGATCTCTTTGGGAAAAATCCATGCTGATCCGTAGAGATGTACTGCCTACAGCAGGCGAAGAGCGTGTCGTTTACTATGATTTCAAAAACTTTCGAACAAGCAGAGAGAGTAGTTATTCCACGATAGTTGTTCACATCACATTTGTTTCCTTTCTtatgaattgggaaaagaaatgaTGATTTCCAGCGCATGGGGAACGTTCTGTTACGAAGAGAGAGATTGAAAATGTTTGCTAAAGGTTTGATAAAAGCACTCGAACACCGGCGCAGTAAAGCAGCGGGTATCCCATCTGGTCCAGCACagaacgaaaatttcagtttccgGATCGCTCGGCACACATCTTCATCACTGATGGAAAAGATGTCTAGGTCCAAAACATCACGAGTCGCCTCAATGGTAGCGTAGCTGATAGAGCGTAGATGTGAAATCGTTAAAAGATGTCTTGAACTGTGTAGTAAAGAGTTCGCATTTGTCCGCCGGAGTCTCAGCAGGGACACCATTCGGTTGCATTGACCTAGGAAGACCATCTTCGTTCCGTTTGGACCTCACGAATGCCCAGAATTGCTTGGGATTTAATCGTAGATTTCGTTGGGTACGGCTGATGTATCGGGAATACAAAAATTGATTATAGCTTCTGTACGCACTGCTGGCACTGTTGAACTGTTGCTTGTTATATATGGAACGATGATTGCAGTATCTACAAAGTGCAGAGGAACGACGACGTTTCAGTATTCGTAATCTGTGGTTGGACCACGCAGGCTTTCGTGCAGGTCCTACGATCGGAACATGAATGGCAAATGCACGAACAATACTATCGGTGAAAAAATCCACGGCATCGTCGACGTTATTAAATGAGTTCATGTAATTGGCGGCACATACGATAACTCCAATGTAAGCGGTGGATGGTTGATATCAACAGGTATTAACGATTCAAGAGCATGGTGTAGTGCGCAATTCGGAAGCACTGAATCGTTTGCCAGTACGAGATCAAGTGTTCGACCATTTGAGTTAACGATAGAGTTAATCTGTGTAAGTCCATGAAAGTTGAATCCGTCCAACAATGCGCAGCTGGCGCCTGAGAGGCGAAAGCGTTCCAAATCGACCGACGGGTAAGAACTATCAAGTGAAAGCCACCGAATACCAGATTGATTGTAGTCACCGAGCAGCAGGGCCTTGTCGTTAGCTCCAAGAGTAGAAGTAACTGTTTCGATAGATTCTAGATATACTGTTAAAGGCTTTACCTGGACCAGTCAGTCGGTTGAGCTGGTGTCCTGAGTCGAGAAGAGATGGAACAACATGCGAAATCGTGTATCCTTCGTCGGGGATTGACATCCTTCGTGGAGATAGGCGGAACTGAGCAAGCGATGCACCGGAGACAGTTGTGTCGTACAAGCGTTCGTCGGGAAGCGGAGATTGGCGGAACTGAGCGAGCGATGCACCGGAAGCAGTTGTGTCGTTGTACGCGGGATCATTCTGGAATGCGGTCACTCGattgagggcgggtgcagtatctTCGTCTGCTTCGGGCGGACATATACTATTTAAAGTTTTACCTGGACCAGTCAGTCGGTTGAGCTGGTGTCCTGAATCCGTTGGTTGCTACTTTGAGTAGTCAACGAAACTCCTACGTTTCTCCAGTTGTCGCTGATACACCGGGCATACTTCACTCCATGCAGCATGGTTTGTTTCGATTCGCAGTTTCCGCTCAGCGTTCATTTTCTTGCAGTTTGCGCATTCCTTTTTAGTTGATTTGCACTCTTGCACTACATGATTCTCACTACATATGGGGCACTTGGGAGATTCTGCCTTACAGTCTTTACTTTTGTGGTTAAATGCACAGCACTTGAAGCATCTAGTCACTTGCAATCCATCAATCACTCGACATCGATCCCACCCGTAGTTCACCCTTTCTTCTTGCATTACTTTGACGaacgtttcggcatccaattcaATTATTGTGCTCACGTTATTGTACTGCAATTTTGCATTACAGTACATTTTGCACAATTTGAAATGTTTAAGGCTTCCAAATGCTTCGTTTTGATCAACTAAAGTTTCTTGCAGCTCTTGTTCATCCAACTCATCACTCATCCCGATTATTCTTATAGATGGTTTCAGATTTTCTCGCACATTCACATCGTACAGACCACCCATATctttttctaccttctttttaagaattttgacaCTATTCTCATCATTCAGCGCAATCATTACCTCCCGTCTTTACCACTTGTAACCCGTTTCACATTGAGACATCTGGCATCCACTTTTTTTCGCAATTCTGCTCTGATATTTTACACCTGCTTTTGGCTTAACAACAACAACCGGATTTGGTTTACGCTTTTCTTCCCTAGACTGCATTGGTATCTTAGTTCTGTCTGATTTCAAAACTTCAGCAAAACTAGTCTTTGGTGTAACAACAACATCACTTTGTATTTctaattcatcaatttttcttcGCTTTGCAGATGATCTTGTTAGCATACGCCGCGGAACACTATCCTTTTCGTTCTTATTATTATCGCCCCGTTCATTAACACGCACTATTTCCTCACGTACAACTTTACGTATAACCTGTTCAAAACTTTTCACCATTTCCGCTATACCGGCGAGATCATTCAGCTTACTCGCAATCTCGTCCAATCTTTTATCATAGTGCCGGTCGTCAAATTCAGCCAGACTCAAACAAGCATCACACACAAACATCGCATTTTTAATCTTTTTCAAAGATTCAATCTCCTCGTGGTTCGCACCCGGTAAGCAGTGGACGTGGATAGCCAACCCTACATTTTATCCAATTAAATTTCATGTACCGAGCAAACTGAAacagtttgccaaaaaataGTGTCGCgacaatttttactttttttcttcatcgGCAAACTGTTTCTTGATGCAGCATGAGAGTCTTGTGCCGTCGGTGCGGTCAGCATTTTCATGAGCTTTCGGCTcttgcgcagcgcaaacagaacagaataATTACCTGAGGCGCGCAGCCTGGAAAGAGTGCTAGCCATTGGTACCGATGGATTAGTATCGGAACGCCAAATGCTGGGTAAAAATTACCatttggtacttcgcgtacctgaaggaataaaatgtaCCCCATCTcgtggtccttagcctcttacccgcagcaactcctatccttacctcctcgtggtgctggccgagatacgagcaaccttagggaagatcgggtaaccaaccccggtgcgAACTATGGTAGTATGCTGACCGGGAAGGGGATGTTTGCTCCTCTCCAGGGTTGCAAATCGTACTGAGCATCTGTACTCCATGTTagaagcggctcacaacagcgtctgttctcttTGTTAGGGACGGCTGATCATAGTCCGAGTTCCAGCGAGGGACTccaaagtgaaactgtgcaccatggtcctccagaaatttaaggggtttggtgtcaggccctgcaagccagccaaaaaaactcatgcaacgaacaatcaaaaagagagtacggaccggaaccatcggtgaagaccaccgcgacgaaaagtgactagcgattggaaactcggttcgtggagcagcaaatctctcaacttcatcgggagcacacgcatactcgccgatgtgctcaaggaccgtggattcagcatcgtagcgctgcaagaGGTTtcttggaagggatcaatggtgcgaacgtttagaggtaatcatcccatctaccagagctgcggcaacacacacgagctgggaacagctttcatagtgatgggcgatatgcaaaggcgagTAATCGGGTGATGGCCGATCAACGGGAGAATgcgcaggttgaggatcaaaggccggttcttcaacttcagcataatcaacgtccatagcccacactccggaagcactgatgatgataaggacgcattctacgcatagctggaacgtgagtacgacagctgcccaagccacgacgtcaaaatcatcataggagatttgaacgctcaggttggccaagaggaggagtttagaccgactattgggaagttcagtgCTCACCGggtgacgaacgaaaacggctacgactaattgatttcgtcgcctccaagaatatggccattcgcagcacctacttccaacacagccttccgtatcggttcacctggagatcaccactaaagacagaatcacaaatcgaccacgctctgattgatggacggtacttctccgacattatcgacgtcacgacatatcgtggcgctaacatcgactctgaccactatctggtgatggttaaactgcgcccaaaactatccgtcatcaacaatgttcggtaccgacgaccgccgcggtacgacctagagcgactgaagcaacctgatgtccccactgcatacgcacagcatctcgaggcagcgttgccggaagataGTGAgttcgatggggcccctcttgaggactgctggaatacagtcaaagcaaccattaacgacgcagcggagaacaacgtcgcgcatgtgggacgaagtcgacggaacgattggttcgacgaaaagtgcagacagattctggaggagaaggccgaacgtggaacgttatagacggaagcggagacagcagacccgcctttttcatgAGAAGAAACGCCGGTTttaagaagcggagtgcgaggaggtggaacagctgtgtcgttctcaagaaacacgcaagttctatcagaagctcaacgcatcccgcaaagacttcgtgccgcgagccgaaatgtgcagggataaggatgggagcatcttgactgacgaacgtgtggtgatcgaaaggtggaagtagCACTACGGaaacatttaaatggcgctgagagtaaaggcagtggaggagatgactacgtcagttcacaggacgatgaaagccaaccagcccccatcttgagggaagttaaggatgccattcaacagccaaagaccaataaagcagctggtaaggaaggatggtatcggagctgagctcatcaagacgGGTCCAGAAAAGCTGGCcatttgcctgcacaaactgaaaagctaccgaaggagtggaaggaagggatcATATGCCCCATccacaagaaaggcaacaagctggagtgtgagaactttcgagcgatcaccatcctaaatgccacctacaaagtgatatcccagatcatcttccgtcatcTGTCACccttagtgaatgagttcgtgggaagttatcaagccggcttcgttgacggccgctcgacaacggaccagatctttactgtacagcaaatccttcaaaaatggcTTGAATggcaggtcccaacgcaccatatTCGTGAAGATTTCGGTCGAAcattccagttcgttcgaatcgcgccggggactaagacaaggtgatggacttttgtgcctgttgttcaacattgccctagaaggtgtcatgcggagagccggggtacgatttccagcagatccagtcaatttatttgtttcgcatggacattgtcggccgaacatttgcaaaggtggcagaactgtacgcCCGCCCGCCTgaaacttagtattctattagcatttcttcagttattaattgaaagcttttctatgcccgccattgcataagtatgtatcttgtgcgcATAACCTGTGGAAGTCGGACCTACTACGGTCTCCAGAAGCAACtgcggtaaaaaaaatcaccaaatatgtcatgtacaaaacgctcataagttCGGTAGTAGGGACATGCTCGacgaggacttgcaagcactcggagtattcgagagacgggtgcttaggataatctttggcggtgtgcaagaagacggtgtgtggcggcgaagtaTGGactacgagctcgcccaactcaaCGGCAAACTCAGCATTCAGAAGGTAGTTGATGccagaagggtacgatggacaggacatgttgcaagaatgccaaacagcaaccctgcacaGATGGTGCTCGCTTCTGAACCGGCAGGTACaggacggcgtggagcgcagcgagcgaggtgggctggcCAGATGCACAACGACTTGGCGAGGGTGAGGAGCAACCGAGTATGgggagatgtggcctcgaaccatgtattgtggcatcaaattgttgattcagttctatctgtttagatgtaagctaaataaatgaaatgaaaccttCTCTGAAACGGCCTGCATGCGAGGTTTGATTCAAATCTAGAATGAAACGGTTTCTCAACAAGTTTCATCTGTATTATATTTCAAACTGTGTAAACAACCTTCATTTGTTTGAAATCATCTATTTTGAAGCAGGTATTCGTTTTATTTACTGTGGTTACAGTTATTTAACAAGTTCAACGAATATCGTGTCTGACCCACCTTATAATTGCACTAAATTATTTGCGGTTTCCCCATAAATAGTTTCATCACGCGATATTGAATCTTTCAAAAACGAACACGTTGGCCATTCCTTATACAGTCGTTCCACAAATCCACACCATGAGACCTGCTCTCAAACTTCTTCTCCCTGTCCTGATTCTGTCATTCCTTTACGAATCAACAGCATCCGATTTCTTGACCATCCTCGGCGGTGGTGATGGTATCGGAGGCCCTTCGAAACGGATGGTTATCAATCGCATAGGTCAGTGTCCTGGTCAGAAAGACCTGCCCATCTACTTTGACGACTTCAAGATTACTCAGTATAACAAAACGAACTACGTTGTGAACGGTGAGGTTACCTTTCGGGAGGACTTCCCCAAAGGATGGACCGGTTCAGCTGTGGTGAAAAAGTGCGATGATTTTAGCAGCGCAGCAAACTGCCGCCCGTTTCTGAACAACATTGCCAGCACGGATCTCTGCACCCTGTTGAACATCCCGAATGCAATGTACATGAAATATCTGAACAGGATGACTCCGATACCAAGGTGTCCGTTCAAGAAAGGGACTTATGTGGTCAAGGATCAACTAGTGGAAGATGAGTTAACTCGTTTTCTGCCAGGTTCCGGAAATACCTACTGGGAAGCTCGATCAACCGGGAAAATCGGCGACCGCATGGTGATGTGTTTTATCATTCAGGTGAACGTACGTCCGAAGCGATCGAAAACATCGTAGTGGCCTGTGTTTTAGTATGagaagttcttcaaaattagCTGCGTAAAATTTTGGCAAGTGATTcgaaattcaagaaaaaatcaataaataacgTGACATGGAAGGAGAATCCATTGTGGTTTGTTATAAACTACAACAAATCAATTATTCAATATTTCACTTAAATCTAAATACGGACAGGTGGCCCTTAAGACTCTATTCAGCAAACTGGTTCAGCGGCATTTCCAGACCCTTGACGATTTGTTCTCCTGTCTCATATTCATCTTGTGTGCCATCGCTATATGGCAACTTTTTACCTGGGTCGTCAGCACGGTTATCAAGCTAATTTTCCCGATAATCATGTGCTTCGTGTTTTTGGTGAGTTTCAATGTTAGGCATTTAAGATTAAAAAATTGATTCGTGAACTTTATTTTAGATTCTCTTCAACGAACACTACTCATCAACTATGGCGAAGTCTATTGATTTATTGCAAAGCTTGTTTGGGCGCGCTTATTCCATGACAACAACATTAGTTTCGTACATTCCTGCAAtcgaatgaatataaaataaatgaaatgttaCGTTCAATctgaataattttgtttatttctctttgtttttaattattcacttttttgcctttctcgattgCTTAATCTATAACAGTACAGTACCTTAACGATCTGTTCAAATAATATTTAGAACTCTACCATCTCCTCTCgttgaaaaatagtttaatccAACAGATTCAAAAAAAGATCGACCTCAAATGATAAATGCTCGGTTAAAATTTTGGGACTCTTACTATTGCAAAAAGTTGGATGATGTATGGttctagcggtgacgatgcctttatcgattcaatcgtttggtACTGTCTTGATGTGgggtgtcctacgaaaggctgaaacacataaggctgaatactcataaggctgaactcaaaaggctgaaatcccgaaaggctgaaagtctcaaaaggctgaaagtatcagaaggctgaaggtttatatggaaatttgtatgggaaaaacttaaaatttattcaaatctccctacaactcttaaatcgtgatgaattcaaataaacatccccaacctccatttttggaatctatatgagctcaaccagtgggtaactcattaa comes from Armigeres subalbatus isolate Guangzhou_Male chromosome 2, GZ_Asu_2, whole genome shotgun sequence and encodes:
- the LOC134209132 gene encoding uncharacterized protein LOC134209132; translated protein: MKYQQLVIIFAVISALMQPTEPARLNGIQAGLGEERRSSLFVNRIGQCEGFQHLPVFIPDSKIAQLNGTHYVTSGILVFHRAYEGNLSGSVWIEKCNTTKHCKPFTRTIPIPDACAYLEAVDPELVAIQNHFKPPFHCPFRTGVFRFNDLLTDNTLYLYLSPHVSNDWRVIITGSYNDKMILCLSMEVSIYDWEEMLVKTMYQ
- the LOC134209133 gene encoding uncharacterized protein LOC134209133, producing the protein MRPALKLLLPVLILSFLYESTASDFLTILGGGDGIGGPSKRMVINRIGQCPGQKDLPIYFDDFKITQYNKTNYVVNGEVTFREDFPKGWTGSAVVKKCDDFSSAANCRPFLNNIASTDLCTLLNIPNAMYMKYLNRMTPIPRCPFKKGTYVVKDQLVEDELTRFLPGSGNTYWEARSTGKIGDRMVMCFIIQVNVRPKRSKTS